A single Danio aesculapii chromosome 19, fDanAes4.1, whole genome shotgun sequence DNA region contains:
- the LOC130246244 gene encoding perforin-1-like: MGHLQVYLLVFWAMLLMTISGEVEIGTSKECENAHFVPGYNLAGEGFDVVTMERKGTYVINTEKWDLGNGTCNMHTNQYMNGIKQKLPAAVDHWRTLPTCSMKVSSQVFESSEAVVEESSSAISGNWKADLSVQLSGATVGGTHSREAKFAMQKSKQDKYSFTKHQLGCNFYRYHVVQNPPLHAEFLQAIKSLPATYDKFAYRSLISTYGTHYTTSVMLGGHMKAITAIKTCQASMSGLSDTAIKDCLDVEASGIYKTLTVEAEAHLCQDLKKKLGKNLKMSSQFSERQTDIIGGNINGEDLLFSGSSHPNALKGWLESLKSLPDVVQYTLKPLHFLLSDKHPARKGLKKAVEEYIIENALTKVCSEPCKIGKKCSARDRCVCVCESSRIIKSNCCPTEKGLATLKVYNLRAEGLFGDTWSETDGYVEVEYLTQNQRTQTIDDNDNPRWPETFNFEHINIKIGNTLTFEIYDDDEIWNRDHLGTCSVTVSSGVVNYGCALDHGTFFFTYEVKCAPSLQGPQCDEHKPSPMAASLADIFSSRNGVLVKDMQRLELAFNNSGMIHLKSDNGKLMML; encoded by the exons ATGGGGCACCTACAGGTTTACCTGTTGGTTTTCTGGGCAATGCTTCTCATGACCATTTCTGGAGAAGTTGAAATAGGCACTTCAAAAGAGTGTGAAAATGCTCACTTTGTTCCAGGATACAATCTTGCCGGTGAAGGATTTGATGTTGTGACCATGGAGCGCAAAGGTACTTACGTGATCAACACAGAGAAATGGGATTTAGGAAACGGCACCTGTAACATGCACACAAACCAATACATGAATGGAATCAAGCAGAAGCTACCAGCTGCAGTTGACCACTGGAGGACCTTGCCAACGTGTTCAATGAAAGTCTCCAGTCAGGTCTTTGAATCAAGTGAAGCAGTGGTCGAAGAATCGTCTTCAGCTATCTCAGGCAACTGGAAAGCAGATTTAAGTGTTCAACTTTCTGGAGCTACAGTTGGAGGCACTCATTCCAGGGAAGCAAAATTTGCAATGCAGAAATCCAAACAAGacaaatacagtttcaccaaACATCAACTTGGATGTAACTTTTACAG ATATCACGTTGTTCAAAATCCTCCTCTTCATGCTGAGTTTCTTCAAGCAATCAAATCACTCCCTGCGACCTATGATAAATTTGCCTACCGCAGCCTGATCTCCACATACGGCACTCACTATACCACAAGTGTAATGTTAGGGGGACACATGAAAGCCATAACAGCTATAAAAACCTGTCAGGCATCAATGAGCGGACTTTCAGACACTGCAATCAAAGACTGTTTGGATGTAGAAGCCTCGGGTATCTATAAAACATTAACTGTGGAGGCAGAGGCGCATTTATGTCAAGATCTTAAAAAGAAGTTGGGCAAAAATCTGAAGATGAGCAGCCAGTTTAGTGAGCGTCAGACAGATATAATCGGAGGAAACATAAATGGTGAAGATCTGCTTTTTTCCGGTTCATCACACCCAAATGCCCTTAAAGGCTGGCTTGAGTCTTTGAAGAGCCTCCCTGACGTTGTGCAGTACACTCTGAAGCCCCTCCATTTCTTACTGAGCGATAAACACCCTGCCAGAAAAGGGCTGAAGAAAGCTGTTGAAGAATACATCATTGAAAATGCCCTCACGAAGGTTTGCTCTGAGCCTTGTAAGATTGGTAAGAAGTGCAGTGCAAGAGAtcgttgtgtttgtgtttgtgaaagTAGCCGAATTATAAAGTCCAACTGCTGTCCAACTGAAAAAGGGCTCGCCACCCTGAAGGTCTACAATCTCAGAGCTGAAGGTCTGTTTGGTGATACATGGTCTGAAACAGATGGTTATGTAGAAGTTGAATATCTAACACAAAACCAACGCACTCAGACTATTGATGATAATGACAATCCACGTTGGccagaaacatttaattttgaacATATTAATATCAAAATTGGCAATACATTAACTTTTGAAATATATGACGACGATGAGATCTGGAATCGTGATCATCTTGGTACATGTTCTGTTACAGTTAGCAGTGGAGTTGTTAATTATGGGTGTGCCTTAGATCATGGCACCTTCTTTTTTACCTATGAGGTGAAATGTGCACCCAGTCTACAGGGCCCACAGTGTGATGAACACAAGCCGTCACCAATGGCTGCCTCTCTGGCTGACATTTTCAGCTCAAGAAAT